TGTTATCCCCAGTGTTAAAAGCCCGGTGTTCAGCAAATTCCACAGAAAAACCATGGAACGGGCTTTTATGAAGGCCGGTAATAAAGCCTTCTACAACCTGCCTTGCAAGTAATTCCAGATTACCGGGAATTTCCTGATACTGACTATGATCTAAAGGTGGAACGGCATGCATCATGTAAAGCTAGCTAAAGTTTATATTCTATTGCATTAAGATTCTGAAATAAATTTAGGATGAGGATGGTGCATAAAAAAAGCGTTCATGATTTATGAACGCTTTTGCTATATGATTGTATCTAATTACAATTGCTTTTCTAATTTACCAGCTAAAACTGATTTTGGAACTGCACCAACTTGTTTATCAACAACTTCACCATTTTTGAAAAACAACAACGCTGGAATGTTGCGGATACCAAACTGGGTAGAAATTTGCGGGTTATTGTCAACATTTACTTTTCCAATAACTGCTTTTCCTTCATATTCTTTTGATATTTCATCAACTACCGGGCCTACCATGCGACAAGGACCACACCATTCTGCCCAAAAGTCAACTAAAACGGGTTTATCTGATTTTAACACTAACTCTTCAAAGTTAGCATCTGTGATTTCTAAAGCCATAATTCTATTTTTTTTTATACAAAGATATAATCAATTGTAATGCCATCAAGGTGGCACCGCCAAAATGACATTACAACAACTTAGAGACTAGTTCTTTTGACCTAATGTGGGATTAAGGTTAAGTGCTTTTAACTGATCTAACAGCACGTTACTAGGGTTAATTTTAAGAGATTTGGAAGGTAG
The Pedobacter sp. MC2016-14 DNA segment above includes these coding regions:
- the trxA gene encoding thioredoxin, encoding MALEITDANFEELVLKSDKPVLVDFWAEWCGPCRMVGPVVDEISKEYEGKAVIGKVNVDNNPQISTQFGIRNIPALLFFKNGEVVDKQVGAVPKSVLAGKLEKQL